The Brassica napus cultivar Da-Ae chromosome C7, Da-Ae, whole genome shotgun sequence genome has a segment encoding these proteins:
- the LOC106410666 gene encoding coiled-coil domain-containing protein 115, translating to MAGDEGTEIYEEGEDSIDVNNEVELEKEGGGRDEKVLDFLDSLDEYLTLMDSLSSKLREGWFDLASARHSMGTLRINSTLLDLKFHPAASTLQVTEQDVEALGSVPRFALSKWASKGGSGKGKDSSIDADSEAGSPRRPQLRHRGGVSEEKPSAMGETVLAADEEIKRERAKSLSVFGGLVSPKLRGAQLSFEAALETLVEIANTRSSMLTAFERITKK from the exons ATGGCGGGAGATGAAGGAACTGAGATTTACGAGGAAGGAGAGGATTCCATTGATGTGAATAACGAAGTTGAGCTGGAAAAGGAGGGAGGAGGAAGAGATGAGAAGGTGTTGGACTTCTTAGATTCGTTGGATGAGTATTTAACGCTCATGGATTCTCTCAGTTCAAAGCTTCGAGAG GGATGGTTTGATCTAGCAAGTGCTAGGCATTCTATGGGAACTCTACGTATCAACAGCACTCTTTTGGACCTCAAGTTTCATCCCGCTGCTTCGACATTGCAAGTGACTGAACAAGATG TTGAAGCTTTGGGATCAGTACCTCGTTTTGCTTTGTCCAAGTGGGCTTCCAAGGGTGGTAGTGGGAAAGGCAAAGACTCCTCTATTGATGCAGATTCTGAGGCGGGGTCACCTCGTAGACCACAGCTACGCCATCGAGGAGGCGTTTCTG AGGAGAAACCATCAGCCATGGGTGAAACAGTGTTAGCAGCTGATGAAGAG ATTAAGAGAGAACGAGCCAAGTCTCTGTCGGTATTCGGAGGTCTAGTCTCGCCTAAGCTGCGTGGCGCTCAACTCTCATTTGAAGCAG CTCTTGAAACTCTTGTGGAAATAGCCAACACTCGATCATCCATGCTAACTGCCTTTGAGCGGATCACAAAGAAGTAA